One genomic segment of Pseudomonadota bacterium includes these proteins:
- a CDS encoding Hpt domain-containing protein codes for MAASTLQYESELVRIRREYLDSLPKKINALENALSGLSGSERPQHELNELNRLAHQLAASAGSHGFLEVSNAARELDLAFDDIEPPDAALDHTVAEAVQEMGDALVDLLRQVPS; via the coding sequence ATGGCGGCCTCAACTCTACAATATGAGTCAGAACTCGTCCGTATTCGGCGCGAGTACCTCGACTCTCTTCCGAAGAAAATAAACGCCTTGGAAAATGCCCTCAGCGGCTTAAGCGGTTCGGAGCGTCCACAGCATGAGCTTAATGAGCTCAACCGGCTGGCGCATCAGCTAGCGGCTTCCGCTGGATCGCATGGCTTCTTGGAGGTATCGAACGCCGCGCGAGAGCTCGATCTTGCGTTCGACGACATCGAGCCACCGGATGCTGCGCTGGATCACACTGTGGCTGAGGCGGTGCAGGAGATGGGCGACGCGCTCGTTGACCTGCTGCGTCAGGTCCCTTCCTGA
- a CDS encoding response regulator, producing METPLNHILMVDDDPQILKLAKLGISMACPDLRIDTAGSGAGALDRVTEDKPDLVVLDMNMPEMDGRETFTRLRQLSSPACDVPVVFLTGRREPCDQLPGCLGVIDKPFSPRGIGDQLLALWEAKDQEGT from the coding sequence ATGGAAACGCCGCTCAATCACATTCTGATGGTCGACGACGACCCGCAGATTCTGAAACTGGCGAAATTGGGCATCAGCATGGCCTGCCCGGACCTCAGAATCGACACAGCCGGCAGCGGCGCCGGGGCGCTTGACCGTGTGACCGAGGATAAACCGGATCTGGTGGTCTTGGATATGAATATGCCGGAGATGGACGGTCGAGAGACGTTTACGCGGCTCCGCCAACTCAGCTCGCCCGCCTGCGATGTACCGGTGGTGTTTCTGACGGGTCGCCGGGAACCTTGTGACCAGCTGCCCGGGTGTTTAGGCGTAATCGATAAACCGTTTAGTCCCCGAGGCATAGGGGACCAATTGTTAGCCCTGTGGGAAGCGAAGGATCAGGAAGGGACCTGA